Proteins co-encoded in one Hymenobacter swuensis DY53 genomic window:
- the trxB gene encoding thioredoxin-disulfide reductase, with product MATTTPEHIKCLIIGSGPAGYTAAIYAARANLNPVMYQGLQPGGQLTITNDVENFPGYPDGIMGPEMMEDLKKQAARFGTDIRYGIATSVDFSGHPHRVTVDENLELTADTIIIATGASAKWLGLPSEQRLNGSGVSACAVCDGFFYRGKDVAIVGAGDTAAEEATYLANLCNKVYMIVRKGEMRASKIMQKRVTDNPKIEVLWNTVTDEILGEHAVDGARVKNVLDGTTRDLAIEGFFVAIGHDPNSKIFQPYLHHDEQGYLKTIPGTAKTNVDGVFACGDVQDYTYRQAVTAAGSGCMAALDAERYLAALGDH from the coding sequence ATGGCGACTACCACTCCGGAACACATCAAGTGTCTGATTATCGGCTCCGGCCCGGCCGGCTACACGGCGGCTATTTACGCGGCCCGCGCCAACCTCAACCCCGTGATGTACCAAGGCCTGCAGCCCGGCGGCCAGCTCACGATTACCAACGACGTCGAGAACTTCCCCGGCTACCCCGACGGCATTATGGGTCCCGAAATGATGGAGGACCTCAAGAAGCAGGCCGCCCGCTTCGGTACCGATATCCGCTACGGCATCGCCACCTCGGTGGACTTCTCGGGCCACCCGCACCGCGTGACGGTGGATGAGAACCTGGAGTTGACGGCCGATACCATCATCATTGCCACCGGCGCCTCGGCCAAGTGGCTGGGGCTGCCCTCGGAGCAGCGCCTGAACGGCTCAGGCGTATCGGCCTGCGCCGTGTGCGACGGGTTCTTCTACCGCGGCAAGGACGTAGCCATTGTGGGTGCCGGCGACACGGCAGCCGAAGAGGCTACCTATCTGGCCAACCTGTGCAACAAGGTGTACATGATTGTGCGGAAAGGCGAGATGCGCGCCTCGAAAATCATGCAGAAGCGCGTGACCGACAACCCCAAGATTGAGGTGCTCTGGAATACGGTAACCGACGAAATCCTGGGCGAGCACGCCGTGGACGGCGCCCGCGTGAAAAACGTGCTGGATGGCACCACCCGCGACCTGGCCATTGAGGGCTTCTTCGTAGCCATCGGCCACGACCCGAACTCGAAAATCTTCCAGCCCTACCTGCACCACGATGAGCAGGGCTACCTGAAAACCATTCCCGGCACGGCCAAAACCAACGTGGACGGCGTATTCGCCTGCGGCGACGTGCAGGACTACACCTACCGCCAGGCCGTAACGGCCGCCGGCTCCGGCTGCATGGCCGCCCTCGACGCCGAGCGTTACCTAGCTGCTTTGGGCGACCATTAG
- the rpsO gene encoding 30S ribosomal protein S15 — protein MKLTTEAKQAIFEKNSLQKVATDTGSAEAQIALFTHRISHLTEHLKVNKKDFSTRLGLLKLVGKRRRMLDYLQHREINRYRAIIKELGIRK, from the coding sequence ATGAAACTCACTACCGAAGCAAAACAGGCTATTTTCGAGAAAAACAGCCTGCAAAAAGTAGCCACCGACACGGGTTCGGCCGAGGCTCAGATTGCATTGTTCACGCACCGCATCTCACACCTCACCGAGCACCTGAAAGTGAACAAAAAAGACTTCTCGACTCGTTTGGGTCTGCTGAAGCTTGTTGGTAAGCGTCGTCGCATGCTGGACTACCTCCAGCACCGCGAAATCAACCGCTACCGCGCCATCATCAAGGAGCTGGGCATTCGTAAGTAA
- the pnp gene encoding polyribonucleotide nucleotidyltransferase: MPNYTAVTKHITLPDGRQISIETGKLAKFADGAVVVRLGDAMLLATVVSQPSSRGDVDFLPLSVDYQEKFGGAGNIPGSFQRREGRLSDYEILVCRIVDRILRPMFPKDYHYEVQVMITLISADKTVQPDALAALAASAALSISDIPFAGPISEVRVARIDGKLQINPLTADITRADIDLIVGATADSVAMVEGEMNEVSEEEMVEAIAFAHEAIKEQVRVQLELAAEVEKSHVKREYPKYEENDDLKKRIHEGVYEHAYKVAHSGNPSKAGRKEGFGAIKKSLTEKLLEEQPELDMKMFGRYYSSAEKKAIRDMMIKERTRLDGRALTEIRPIWSEVNYLPGAHGSALFTRGETQSLTTVALGTKLDEQIIDTAMTSGYSKFMLHYNFPAFSTGEVKPNRGPGRREIGHGNLAQRSLKKVMPSDDENPYTVRIVSDILESNGSSSMATVCAGSMALMDAGIPVRAAVSGIAMGLVQDKETGEYAVLSDILGDEDHLGDMDFKVTGTEKGIVACQMDIKIQGLSAEIMTAALHQAREGRLHILREMAKTIAAPAAELKPHTPRSHKMLIDKEYIGAVIGPGGKVIQQIQKDTNATVIIEEKDEKGHVSIYASNQEDMQAAIDRIRAIAATPEIGETYKGKVRSIQPYGAFVEIMPGKDGLLHISEVSHERLAALEGVLEVGQEIDVKLLDIDKKTGKYRLSRKVLLPKPERAADTNGAA; the protein is encoded by the coding sequence ATGCCCAATTACACCGCGGTTACCAAACACATTACGCTGCCCGACGGGCGGCAGATTTCCATCGAAACCGGCAAGCTGGCCAAATTTGCCGACGGCGCCGTAGTGGTGCGCCTCGGCGACGCCATGCTGCTGGCTACGGTCGTGTCGCAGCCCAGCTCGCGCGGCGACGTGGATTTCCTGCCCCTGTCGGTTGATTACCAAGAGAAATTCGGTGGTGCCGGCAACATTCCCGGCTCGTTCCAGCGCCGCGAAGGCCGCCTCTCGGATTACGAAATCCTGGTGTGCCGTATCGTAGACCGTATCCTGCGCCCGATGTTCCCCAAGGACTATCACTACGAGGTGCAGGTGATGATTACCCTGATTTCGGCCGATAAAACCGTGCAGCCCGACGCCCTGGCCGCCCTGGCTGCCTCGGCTGCCCTCTCGATTTCGGATATTCCCTTCGCTGGCCCCATCTCGGAGGTTCGCGTGGCCCGCATCGACGGCAAGCTGCAAATCAACCCCCTCACCGCCGACATTACTCGCGCCGACATTGACCTGATTGTAGGGGCCACGGCTGATTCGGTAGCCATGGTGGAAGGCGAAATGAACGAAGTGAGCGAAGAGGAAATGGTCGAAGCCATTGCCTTCGCCCACGAAGCTATCAAGGAGCAGGTGCGCGTGCAGCTGGAGCTGGCCGCCGAAGTGGAGAAATCCCACGTGAAGCGCGAGTACCCCAAGTACGAGGAAAACGACGATCTGAAGAAGCGCATCCACGAGGGCGTATATGAGCACGCCTACAAAGTGGCGCACTCGGGCAACCCCAGCAAGGCCGGCCGCAAGGAAGGCTTTGGCGCCATTAAGAAGTCGCTGACCGAGAAACTGCTGGAAGAGCAGCCCGAGCTGGACATGAAGATGTTCGGCCGCTACTACTCGTCGGCCGAGAAGAAGGCCATCCGTGACATGATGATCAAGGAGCGTACCCGCCTCGACGGCCGCGCCCTGACGGAAATCCGCCCTATCTGGAGCGAGGTGAACTACCTGCCCGGTGCCCACGGCTCGGCTTTGTTCACTCGCGGCGAAACCCAGTCGCTGACCACCGTAGCCCTCGGCACCAAGCTCGATGAGCAGATCATCGACACGGCCATGACCTCGGGCTACAGCAAATTCATGCTGCACTACAACTTTCCAGCCTTCTCGACCGGTGAAGTGAAGCCTAACCGCGGCCCTGGCCGCCGCGAAATCGGCCACGGCAACCTAGCCCAACGCTCACTGAAGAAGGTAATGCCTTCCGACGACGAGAACCCCTACACCGTGCGTATCGTGTCGGACATCTTGGAGTCGAACGGTTCCAGCTCGATGGCTACCGTTTGCGCTGGTTCGATGGCCTTGATGGACGCTGGTATTCCGGTGCGTGCTGCCGTTTCGGGTATTGCCATGGGCCTCGTGCAGGATAAGGAAACCGGCGAATACGCCGTGCTTTCCGATATTCTGGGCGATGAGGACCACCTCGGCGACATGGACTTCAAAGTAACCGGCACCGAGAAAGGTATCGTGGCTTGCCAGATGGACATCAAAATCCAGGGCTTGAGCGCCGAAATCATGACGGCTGCCCTGCACCAGGCCCGCGAAGGCCGTCTGCACATCCTGCGCGAGATGGCCAAGACCATTGCTGCGCCGGCTGCTGAGCTGAAGCCTCACACCCCTCGCTCGCACAAAATGCTGATTGATAAGGAGTACATCGGTGCCGTTATCGGACCCGGTGGCAAAGTCATCCAGCAGATCCAGAAGGACACCAACGCCACGGTTATCATCGAGGAGAAGGACGAGAAAGGCCACGTAAGCATTTACGCTTCCAACCAGGAAGATATGCAGGCCGCCATCGACCGGATCCGGGCCATTGCCGCCACGCCGGAAATCGGCGAGACCTACAAAGGCAAAGTGCGCAGCATTCAGCCGTACGGCGCGTTTGTGGAAATCATGCCGGGCAAAGATGGGCTGCTGCACATCTCGGAGGTTTCGCACGAGCGCCTCGCCGCGCTGGAAGGGGTGCTGGAAGTAGGGCAGGAGATTGACGTAAAACTGCTCGACATCGACAAAAAGACCGGTAAATACCGCCTCTCGCGCAAGGTGCTGCTTCCGAAACCGGAGCGCGCCGCCGATACCAACGGTGCGGCCTAA
- a CDS encoding START-like domain-containing protein — MPLSATRLKHRFTVEYPINASPKILYPYLASASGLSHWFCQDVKIEGGHLYNFIWDNQPHYAEMASHRTNRSARFVFLDENKRHAADANFLDFLIEESQLTQEVYLRVVDYSEETDTIELQEMWDSLILKLREQVGG, encoded by the coding sequence ATGCCCCTTTCTGCCACTCGCCTCAAACACCGGTTTACGGTCGAATATCCCATTAACGCTTCCCCTAAAATCCTGTACCCGTACTTGGCTTCGGCTTCCGGCCTTTCGCACTGGTTCTGTCAGGACGTGAAAATTGAAGGTGGGCACCTCTACAATTTCATCTGGGACAATCAGCCGCACTATGCTGAAATGGCCTCCCATCGTACCAACCGTTCGGCTCGGTTTGTTTTTCTGGACGAGAACAAACGGCATGCTGCCGATGCCAACTTCTTGGACTTTCTGATTGAAGAGTCACAGCTGACTCAGGAGGTGTATCTGCGGGTAGTGGACTACTCAGAGGAAACGGACACTATTGAGTTGCAGGAAATGTGGGATAGTCTGATTCTGAAACTTCGCGAACAGGTAGGAGGGTAG
- a CDS encoding LptF/LptG family permease yields MKKLDKLILRAFAGPFLLTFAVVEFIFLTQYMLKYMDDLVGKDLGLGVIGQLLFYFAVMLVPIALPLAVLLSSLMTYGTLGEHHELTAIKTAGISLTRILRPVMLVSAMLAGGAFWYNNVVVPKANLEAFSLLWDVRQQKLALDIREGVFYNGIPGFTIKVNQKMGENGDLLKGVMIYDHTQSRGGSTIILADSGRMFTRFGGQYLGLELFRGRTYVEQPSAENRSGASFIRQNFDRNLITFSLASFGLDRTKKELFNTNKMMLDLSQLAHFTDSLHNRLFLERRLLIPQLNPYYTYLRLDTTGHMAIQRVENWQVPAAELKPVSLNITQQAANRARNVHSFLGTSAERLINLNKETANYRIETYRKYTQSAAILLMFLIGAPLGAIIKKGGIGIPILVSIVFFIVYYVLSIMGEKYGREMVMPVGIGMWMSAAVLLPIGLFFLYQARHDSGIMDVNWSRFAPQWLRWPLRGYKKAV; encoded by the coding sequence ATGAAAAAACTCGATAAACTGATCCTGCGGGCCTTTGCCGGACCGTTTCTGCTCACCTTTGCCGTGGTGGAGTTCATCTTCCTGACGCAGTATATGCTCAAGTATATGGACGACTTGGTAGGCAAAGACCTTGGCCTGGGCGTTATCGGCCAGCTGCTATTCTATTTCGCCGTGATGCTGGTGCCCATTGCGCTACCACTGGCTGTGTTGCTTTCCTCACTGATGACGTATGGGACGCTGGGGGAACATCATGAGCTGACGGCCATAAAAACGGCGGGCATCTCCCTCACGCGCATCCTGCGGCCTGTGATGCTGGTGAGTGCCATGCTGGCGGGCGGAGCTTTCTGGTACAACAACGTGGTGGTGCCCAAGGCCAACCTGGAAGCGTTCAGCTTGCTCTGGGACGTGCGGCAGCAGAAACTGGCCCTAGATATTCGGGAAGGCGTGTTCTACAACGGTATTCCGGGCTTTACCATCAAAGTAAACCAGAAGATGGGGGAAAACGGCGACCTGCTGAAGGGTGTGATGATTTACGACCATACCCAAAGCCGGGGCGGCAGCACTATCATCCTGGCCGATTCGGGCCGCATGTTCACGCGTTTTGGGGGGCAGTATCTGGGGCTGGAACTGTTCCGGGGCCGCACGTACGTGGAGCAGCCCTCGGCTGAAAACCGCTCCGGAGCCAGTTTTATCCGGCAGAATTTTGACCGCAACCTGATAACCTTCTCCCTGGCCTCCTTTGGGCTGGACCGTACCAAAAAGGAGTTGTTCAACACAAACAAGATGATGCTGGACCTCTCCCAACTGGCACATTTTACCGATTCGCTGCACAACCGCCTGTTTCTGGAGCGTCGGCTGCTGATTCCGCAGCTCAACCCGTATTACACTTATCTGCGCCTTGATACGACTGGCCACATGGCTATACAGCGCGTAGAGAATTGGCAGGTGCCCGCCGCTGAACTGAAGCCAGTGAGCCTGAACATTACGCAGCAGGCAGCCAACCGGGCCCGCAATGTTCATTCATTCCTAGGTACTTCGGCGGAGCGGCTGATCAACCTAAACAAGGAAACTGCCAATTACCGCATCGAAACCTACCGCAAATACACGCAGTCGGCGGCCATTTTGCTGATGTTCCTGATTGGGGCTCCGCTGGGAGCTATCATTAAGAAAGGTGGTATTGGTATTCCCATTCTGGTTTCTATCGTCTTTTTCATTGTATACTACGTGCTGTCCATCATGGGGGAAAAGTACGGTCGGGAAATGGTGATGCCTGTTGGAATTGGCATGTGGATGTCGGCGGCAGTATTGCTGCCTATTGGCTTGTTTTTCCTCTACCAAGCTCGCCACGACTCCGGTATTATGGATGTTAACTGGAGCCGGTTCGCGCCGCAATGGTTACGCTGGCCTTTGCGAGGCTATAAGAAGGCAGTGTGA
- a CDS encoding peptidoglycan DD-metalloendopeptidase family protein → MLHFLKTWLLPLLLIGLFVGLPGQLLAQRRKVPEPKAKAGSAGKRSDFFRIKSPTIRYVRPDTTILIETEELPDEGSDAAKSIFFNPAKKLSIVSEDTSTLNEGEQHIVEVKEQVQIDSSWIQVAGYYAIWDTHNINPYRVDGRRIKDTLNLKLTEPDRQRYAKMPLVKTPLTSDFGFRGYRWHYGVDLDLETGDSVKAAFDGVVRIVKWDGSGYGNYVLIRHYNGIETLYGHMQKSLVTPGTFVKAGQLIGRGGSTGRSSGSHLHFEVRYEGNPIDPEQMYDFPDYRLIKDNFQITSGLFAYYSKSLKYRGGSVPGAASSSSRSSSAAKPTQARRIVSHKIRSGDTLSEIADKYGVSQAQIRRLNGGTAVLRVGRTLRIK, encoded by the coding sequence TTGCTGCATTTTTTGAAAACATGGCTGCTGCCGCTGCTACTGATCGGGCTGTTTGTAGGCTTGCCCGGCCAGCTGCTGGCCCAGCGCCGCAAAGTACCGGAGCCGAAGGCAAAAGCCGGTTCGGCCGGCAAGCGGAGCGACTTTTTTCGGATTAAGTCGCCCACTATTCGCTACGTGCGACCTGATACGACCATTCTCATTGAAACGGAGGAACTGCCCGACGAGGGCTCCGACGCAGCCAAATCCATCTTCTTCAACCCCGCTAAAAAGCTCTCTATCGTGAGTGAGGATACGTCCACGCTCAACGAGGGGGAGCAGCATATTGTGGAGGTAAAGGAGCAGGTGCAGATTGACTCCTCCTGGATCCAGGTGGCAGGGTATTACGCCATCTGGGATACGCACAATATCAACCCGTACCGGGTGGATGGCCGCCGCATCAAGGATACGCTAAACCTGAAACTGACGGAACCGGATCGGCAGCGCTACGCCAAAATGCCGCTGGTGAAAACGCCTCTGACCTCTGATTTCGGGTTCCGCGGCTACCGCTGGCACTACGGCGTAGACCTGGACCTGGAAACCGGCGACTCGGTGAAAGCGGCCTTTGACGGGGTTGTGCGCATTGTAAAATGGGACGGTTCGGGCTACGGCAACTATGTGCTCATCCGCCACTATAACGGCATCGAAACGCTTTACGGGCACATGCAGAAGTCATTGGTGACGCCGGGTACGTTTGTAAAGGCCGGACAGCTGATTGGCCGGGGCGGCAGTACAGGGCGCAGCAGCGGCTCGCATCTGCACTTTGAGGTGCGCTACGAGGGCAACCCCATCGACCCGGAGCAGATGTACGATTTCCCGGATTACCGGCTCATCAAAGACAACTTCCAGATTACTTCGGGCCTGTTTGCTTACTACAGCAAGTCGTTGAAGTACCGGGGCGGCAGCGTGCCGGGGGCGGCCAGCAGCAGTAGCCGAAGCAGCAGTGCCGCCAAGCCCACGCAGGCCCGGCGCATTGTGTCACACAAAATCCGCAGTGGCGATACGCTGTCGGAAATTGCCGACAAGTACGGGGTTTCGCAGGCCCAGATCCGGCGGCTGAACGGTGGCACCGCCGTGCTGCGCGTGGGCCGGACGCTACGGATTAAGTAA
- a CDS encoding helix-turn-helix transcriptional regulator — MFVHLDLALVFHLFCIVQGLSTAAYLLAGPRRPGNRWLGLLLLALTLQVIDYFLSRSGVYYRSQWLYFTPLFFSWGFGPLLLAYVRAPYGARPLRWPHFGPVAGQALFYVVLAVQSFDAKTWFWLNVHKPWTRYLEHYGAVLSVLLYAGLALGFLSRQSRPARWLRPGLLGVGLFYAAAALDPVVNSAYLPAGGAKFYLTSLVLPVLAYALALGGWLKNTATPVPHLVGAASAEAASGLSEVAMPAANAAAPSKEPPQVNPEQLARVVAAFEQEHVFRNPDLTLDSLAELLDLTPNAASQLLNAGLGQSFHELVNGYRLEEVKRRLLTPDARRLTVLALALEAGFNPKTTFNRVFKEKTGLTPKEYQKKYQATHRDDSVTAAG, encoded by the coding sequence ATGTTCGTCCACCTTGATCTGGCCCTTGTGTTTCACCTGTTCTGCATCGTGCAGGGGCTGAGTACGGCCGCGTACCTGCTGGCGGGGCCACGCCGGCCGGGCAACCGATGGCTGGGGCTGTTGTTGCTGGCCCTCACGCTGCAGGTGATTGATTATTTTCTGAGCCGCTCGGGTGTGTACTACCGCAGCCAGTGGCTGTATTTCACGCCGCTGTTCTTCTCCTGGGGTTTCGGGCCGCTGCTGCTGGCGTACGTGCGGGCGCCGTACGGTGCCCGGCCGCTGCGGTGGCCGCACTTCGGGCCGGTGGCGGGGCAGGCACTGTTCTACGTGGTGCTGGCAGTGCAGTCGTTTGATGCCAAAACATGGTTCTGGCTGAACGTGCATAAGCCCTGGACACGCTACCTCGAGCACTACGGGGCGGTGCTGTCGGTGCTGCTGTATGCGGGGCTGGCGCTCGGCTTTCTGAGCCGGCAGTCCCGGCCGGCCCGGTGGCTACGGCCGGGGTTGCTGGGTGTGGGCCTGTTCTACGCGGCCGCTGCCCTGGACCCGGTGGTGAACAGCGCCTACCTGCCCGCCGGGGGGGCAAAATTCTACCTCACCAGTCTGGTGCTGCCCGTGCTTGCCTATGCGCTGGCGTTGGGGGGGTGGCTGAAAAATACCGCTACGCCGGTGCCGCACTTGGTCGGAGCGGCATCGGCTGAAGCGGCATCTGGCTTGTCGGAAGTCGCAATGCCCGCCGCAAACGCAGCAGCTCCCAGCAAAGAGCCGCCGCAAGTAAACCCTGAGCAACTGGCGCGGGTGGTGGCCGCCTTCGAGCAGGAGCATGTGTTCCGCAACCCCGACCTGACCCTCGACAGCTTGGCGGAGCTGCTGGACCTGACGCCTAATGCCGCGTCGCAGTTGCTGAATGCCGGGCTGGGGCAGTCGTTTCACGAGCTGGTGAACGGCTACCGGCTGGAGGAGGTGAAGCGCCGCCTGCTGACTCCCGATGCTCGTCGGCTGACGGTGCTGGCTCTGGCCTTGGAAGCGGGCTTCAATCCCAAGACTACTTTCAACCGGGTATTCAAGGAAAAGACCGGCCTGACGCCCAAAGAGTACCAAAAGAAGTACCAAGCTACCCATCGGGACGATTCGGTGACGGCCGCCGGCTAG
- a CDS encoding sigma-70 family RNA polymerase sigma factor, which produces MRQLKISKQITNRESQSLDKYLQEIGKVDLLTPDEEVTLAQRIKEGDQQALEKLTKANLRFVVSVAKQYQNQGLSLGDLINEGNLGLIKAAKRFDETRGFKFISYAVWWIRQSILQALAEQSRIVRLPLNRVGSLNKISKSFSELEQKFEREPSPEEIAEVLELTTSEVVDTLKISGRHVSVDAPFVQGEENRLLDVLENEDEESPDTGLMNDSLRKEVQRALSTLTKREADVITLYFGLNGEHSLTLEEIGEKFNLTRERVRQIKEKAIRRLRHTSRSKALKPYLG; this is translated from the coding sequence ATGAGACAGCTAAAAATCAGCAAGCAGATCACCAACCGCGAAAGCCAGTCGCTGGATAAATACCTCCAGGAGATTGGCAAGGTGGATCTGTTAACCCCCGACGAGGAGGTAACGCTGGCGCAACGCATCAAAGAAGGTGACCAGCAAGCGCTGGAAAAACTCACCAAGGCTAACCTACGCTTCGTGGTGTCGGTGGCCAAGCAGTACCAGAACCAGGGCCTAAGCCTGGGCGATTTGATCAACGAGGGCAACCTCGGCCTGATCAAAGCAGCCAAGCGCTTCGACGAAACTCGGGGCTTCAAATTCATTTCCTACGCCGTATGGTGGATTCGCCAGTCGATTCTGCAGGCCTTGGCCGAGCAGAGCCGCATCGTGCGTCTGCCCCTGAACCGGGTTGGCTCGCTGAACAAAATCAGCAAGTCGTTCTCGGAGCTGGAGCAGAAGTTTGAGCGCGAGCCCTCGCCCGAGGAAATTGCCGAAGTACTGGAGCTGACTACCTCGGAAGTGGTGGACACGCTCAAGATTTCGGGCCGCCACGTATCGGTGGATGCGCCGTTTGTGCAGGGCGAAGAAAACCGCCTGCTCGACGTGCTCGAAAACGAGGACGAAGAATCGCCCGACACTGGCCTGATGAACGACTCGCTCCGCAAGGAAGTGCAGCGCGCCTTGAGCACGCTCACCAAGCGCGAAGCCGACGTCATCACGCTTTACTTCGGCCTGAACGGGGAACACTCGCTCACGCTGGAAGAAATCGGGGAGAAGTTCAACCTGACCCGCGAACGGGTGCGCCAGATCAAAGAGAAGGCCATCCGCCGTCTGCGCCACACCTCGCGCAGCAAGGCCCTGAAGCCGTACCTGGGGTAA